A single Bosea sp. PAMC 26642 DNA region contains:
- a CDS encoding chemotaxis protein CheB — protein MAAHARAPERAISMPDRNHHDGTPEKQPMARAPSGADEAMQSGGPIVVGIGASAGGLEACRKLLDAMPDTDGLAFVLVQHLDPDHPSMIAELLSSHTSLTVQEARDGVRLERGHLYVIAPGTALSVVGGALHVSAPQERHGARMPIDFLLKSLAEEYGPRCIAIVLSGTGADGSIGIKAIKSKGGIVLAQDPEEAGYDGMPRSAIATGSVDRTLLASEIPEALLESAKTIHDDPAMMERLATDTEQTWLADVIEVLKANTRHNFTFYKPGTLLRRIERRRGLAGIEAGNTSAYLDLLRSDPAECELLAKDLLINVTSFFRDPKTFALLAETIIPEMVSKQPIDRPLRIWIAGCSSGEEAYSVAMLFREQITAAKSNVKLQLFASDVDADAVQSAQEGLYPNSIEDSVSAERLARFFKKEGQNYRVLPELRGLVVFTVQDLLADPPFSRLDMVSCRNVLIYLQAEAQKKILSLFHFALREGGTLLLGSSETVSHAEGRFAVVAKAQRIYRHIGGSQPSDARFLGGAGEPIRIPSRAGQGHAVSRQSALADLCKRAVIETYAPAAVLVNGTYECLYSLGPTEHYLHVVAGHPSHDILAMAPEGIRTKLRAAIHKATQSNDAVRLDGMRTRRGAQNFAFSIAVLPLQHEGETLFLISFIDSPKHDKALIKKASATDAPRVGELEEELNATRAELKDAIRNLEISSEEQRAINEEALSVNEEFQSTNEELLTSKEELQSLNEELTALNGQLQETLERQRTTSDDLQNVLYSTDVATVFLDRDLKIRFFTPATKALFKIIPTDVGRPLEDLNSLAVDGSLPVDSRTVLQTLAPLERRIEARNGIWFVRRIMPYRAHDNSVEGVVITFTDITEQKKAARALDNARKQADLANVAKSRFLAAASHDLRQPLQGLALLQGLLAKVVEGDKAKTLVARLSDTVDAMSSMLNTLLDINEIEAGTVHAEIVDFPIKDLLDRLREEFAYHAEAQGLMLKVVSSSLVVRSDPHLLEQMIRNLLSNALKYTKTGKVLLGCKRRHGKLSLEIWDTGIGIPKDELKAIFDEYHQLDNAARQRSLGLGLGLSIVKRLGVLLDHHVSVRSNHGKGSVFAIELALLRPIVRGAPDVEKFANVMAIAIDSPHLTGTVLLIEDDPELRDLLELLLKDEGHQVLAASDGHAALALMTSGASRPDVILSDFNLPKGMDGLETAAKLRERDHRETPVIILTGDISTETLRAIKLLNCLHLNKPVKVEEVTQAIQRILERKVAPGTIRQAERPEPELENPVVFIVDDDAQIRDTLRLVLEEAGHKVAAFESCEGFLAAYSPGEGNCLLVDAYLPGMTGLQLLRHLNEQGHHLPAIMITGSSDVAMAVEAMKTGASDFIEKPVSCTELLGSVRRAIEQSRDTSQRAAWKASATKSLAGLTARQHQIMDLVLAGHPNKNIAADLGISQRTVENHRASIMHKTASKSLPALARLALAAT, from the coding sequence ATGGCAGCGCATGCGCGCGCGCCAGAAAGAGCCATTTCAATGCCGGATCGCAACCATCACGATGGCACACCGGAAAAGCAGCCTATGGCACGCGCTCCGTCGGGGGCAGACGAGGCAATGCAGTCAGGCGGCCCCATCGTCGTCGGCATCGGCGCCTCTGCGGGAGGTCTCGAGGCCTGCCGCAAATTGCTCGACGCCATGCCGGACACGGACGGTTTGGCTTTCGTCCTGGTGCAGCATCTCGATCCCGATCATCCAAGCATGATCGCGGAACTGCTGTCCTCACACACATCCTTGACGGTGCAGGAGGCACGCGATGGCGTGCGGCTGGAACGGGGCCATCTCTATGTCATCGCTCCGGGCACCGCCTTGTCGGTCGTTGGGGGCGCGCTCCACGTTTCAGCGCCCCAAGAGCGACATGGGGCTCGCATGCCAATCGACTTCCTGCTCAAGTCACTAGCGGAAGAATATGGGCCGCGCTGCATTGCCATCGTGCTGTCTGGGACCGGCGCGGATGGCAGCATCGGGATCAAGGCGATCAAATCCAAAGGCGGCATCGTCCTGGCGCAGGACCCGGAGGAAGCCGGCTATGACGGCATGCCGCGCAGCGCGATCGCGACAGGGAGCGTCGATCGCACGCTTCTCGCCAGCGAGATCCCCGAAGCGCTTCTGGAAAGCGCCAAGACGATCCATGACGACCCGGCCATGATGGAGCGCTTGGCAACGGATACCGAGCAGACCTGGCTTGCCGACGTCATCGAGGTCCTCAAGGCCAACACCCGCCATAATTTCACATTCTACAAACCCGGCACGCTTCTGCGCCGGATTGAACGACGCCGTGGGCTGGCTGGGATCGAGGCCGGCAACACCTCGGCCTATCTCGATCTGCTCCGAAGCGATCCCGCAGAATGCGAATTGCTCGCCAAGGATCTCCTGATCAACGTCACGAGCTTTTTCCGCGACCCCAAGACATTCGCGCTTCTGGCGGAGACCATTATCCCAGAGATGGTCAGCAAGCAGCCTATCGATCGGCCTTTACGCATCTGGATCGCGGGCTGCAGCAGCGGTGAGGAAGCCTACTCGGTCGCGATGCTCTTTCGTGAACAGATCACGGCGGCGAAGAGCAACGTCAAGCTTCAGCTTTTCGCCTCGGACGTCGATGCAGATGCGGTGCAGAGCGCCCAGGAGGGGCTCTATCCAAACTCGATCGAGGATTCAGTCTCGGCCGAGAGATTAGCTCGATTCTTCAAGAAAGAGGGTCAGAATTATCGGGTCTTGCCTGAACTGCGCGGTCTGGTGGTGTTCACAGTCCAGGATCTGCTGGCCGATCCGCCATTCTCGCGGTTGGACATGGTTTCATGCAGAAACGTGCTGATCTACCTCCAGGCTGAAGCGCAGAAGAAAATACTGTCCTTGTTTCACTTTGCCTTGCGGGAAGGCGGAACGCTGCTGCTCGGCAGTTCAGAAACGGTCAGTCACGCCGAGGGCCGGTTTGCAGTCGTCGCCAAGGCACAGCGCATCTACCGCCATATCGGCGGCAGCCAACCCTCCGACGCGCGATTCCTGGGGGGCGCCGGCGAACCGATCCGTATTCCGTCGCGGGCGGGTCAGGGCCATGCCGTCTCGCGGCAAAGCGCGCTGGCCGACTTATGCAAACGCGCCGTCATCGAGACCTACGCGCCGGCAGCAGTGCTGGTCAACGGCACCTATGAGTGCCTCTACAGCCTTGGGCCGACGGAACACTACCTTCATGTCGTGGCCGGCCATCCCAGCCATGACATCCTAGCTATGGCTCCCGAAGGTATTAGAACAAAGCTGCGGGCCGCGATTCACAAGGCCACGCAAAGTAACGACGCCGTTCGCCTAGATGGGATGCGGACGCGTCGCGGCGCTCAGAATTTTGCCTTCAGCATCGCCGTCCTGCCGTTGCAGCATGAGGGTGAAACGCTCTTTCTCATCTCCTTCATCGACTCCCCCAAACATGACAAGGCGCTGATAAAGAAGGCCTCTGCAACCGATGCTCCGCGGGTTGGAGAGCTCGAAGAAGAGCTCAATGCGACGCGCGCAGAGCTCAAGGACGCGATCCGCAATCTCGAGATCTCGAGCGAGGAGCAGCGCGCGATTAACGAGGAGGCACTTTCGGTCAACGAGGAGTTCCAGTCGACCAACGAGGAACTGCTAACCTCCAAGGAGGAGCTGCAGTCCCTGAACGAAGAGCTGACCGCCCTCAACGGTCAGCTGCAGGAGACGCTCGAACGGCAGCGCACGACTTCGGACGACTTGCAGAACGTGCTCTACAGCACCGATGTCGCCACCGTCTTCCTTGACCGCGATCTCAAGATCAGGTTCTTCACACCCGCCACCAAGGCCCTGTTCAAGATCATTCCGACCGATGTCGGCCGACCGCTCGAAGACCTGAATTCGCTCGCGGTCGATGGCTCCCTGCCGGTGGACTCACGCACCGTTCTGCAGACGCTGGCGCCGCTGGAGCGTCGCATCGAAGCGCGCAACGGCATCTGGTTCGTGCGCCGCATCATGCCCTACCGGGCCCACGACAACAGCGTCGAAGGCGTCGTCATCACCTTCACCGACATCACCGAGCAGAAAAAAGCTGCGCGCGCGCTGGACAACGCGCGCAAACAGGCCGACCTCGCCAACGTTGCCAAGTCGCGCTTCCTGGCCGCCGCCAGCCATGATCTTCGTCAACCCCTGCAAGGCCTCGCGCTCCTCCAGGGCTTGCTCGCCAAGGTCGTCGAGGGCGACAAGGCAAAGACGCTTGTCGCCCGGCTGAGCGATACGGTGGACGCGATGTCGAGCATGCTCAACACGCTGCTCGACATCAACGAGATCGAAGCTGGAACCGTCCATGCCGAAATCGTCGATTTCCCTATCAAGGATCTGCTCGACAGGTTGAGAGAGGAATTCGCGTATCACGCCGAGGCACAGGGGCTTATGCTCAAGGTCGTCTCGTCGAGCCTCGTCGTGCGCAGCGACCCCCATCTGCTGGAGCAGATGATCCGAAACCTCCTCTCCAACGCGTTGAAATACACGAAGACCGGCAAGGTGCTGCTGGGCTGCAAGAGGCGTCACGGCAAGCTCAGCCTCGAGATCTGGGATACCGGCATCGGCATTCCCAAGGATGAGCTGAAGGCGATCTTCGACGAGTACCATCAGCTCGACAACGCCGCGCGCCAACGGAGCCTGGGTCTCGGCTTAGGATTATCGATCGTCAAGCGTCTTGGCGTTCTGCTTGACCATCACGTCAGCGTTCGTTCCAACCACGGCAAGGGCTCCGTGTTCGCGATAGAACTTGCCCTGCTTCGTCCGATCGTCCGGGGTGCTCCGGACGTGGAGAAGTTTGCTAATGTAATGGCAATTGCCATCGACAGCCCGCATCTGACGGGGACGGTACTCTTGATCGAAGACGACCCAGAACTCCGCGATCTCCTTGAGCTTTTGTTGAAGGATGAGGGCCATCAGGTTCTTGCAGCGTCAGATGGTCATGCAGCGCTCGCCTTGATGACGAGCGGCGCATCACGGCCAGACGTCATCCTGTCGGACTTCAACCTTCCCAAAGGCATGGATGGGCTTGAGACCGCAGCGAAACTGCGCGAGCGGGATCACCGCGAAACGCCGGTGATCATCCTCACCGGAGACATCTCGACCGAGACTTTGCGCGCGATCAAGCTGCTGAACTGTTTGCACCTTAACAAGCCGGTCAAGGTCGAGGAGGTCACTCAGGCCATCCAGCGCATTCTAGAGAGGAAAGTCGCGCCCGGAACGATCCGCCAAGCAGAACGTCCAGAGCCGGAGCTTGAAAATCCGGTCGTATTCATCGTCGATGACGATGCTCAGATCCGGGACACATTGCGCCTGGTTCTAGAAGAAGCCGGACATAAGGTGGCAGCCTTCGAAAGCTGCGAGGGTTTCCTTGCTGCCTATTCGCCCGGCGAAGGCAATTGCCTCCTGGTTGACGCCTATCTTCCGGGCATGACGGGACTCCAGTTGCTTCGCCATCTGAACGAACAAGGCCACCACCTGCCCGCCATCATGATCACCGGCAGCAGCGACGTCGCGATGGCGGTCGAGGCGATGAAGACCGGCGCGTCGGATTTCATCGAGAAGCCGGTCAGTTGCACCGAACTCCTGGGCAGCGTGAGGCGCGCGATCGAGCAGTCGCGCGACACGAGCCAGCGCGCGGCCTGGAAGGCAAGCGCCACGAAAAGCCTAGCCGGGCTCACGGCTCGGCAACATCAGATCATGGATCTGGTTCTCGCCGGGCACCCCAACAAGAACATCGCGGCAGATCTCGGCATCAGTCAGCGAACGGTCGAGAACCATCGCGCCTCGATCATGCACAAGACCGCCTCGAAATCGCTGCCCGCTTTGGCCAGGTTGGCGCTCGCAGCGACATGA
- a CDS encoding response regulator, producing the protein MLVIEDEPIIATLLAEVLMELGHVVSGVAATEAEAILAVSRCRPDLMIVDARLRQGSGVAAVSDILKDGFIPHVFVSGDRLTRAALSPDAIVLQKPFQEPDLVRAIARALSAAKLRQPA; encoded by the coding sequence GTGCTCGTGATCGAGGATGAACCCATCATTGCGACGCTGCTCGCCGAAGTTCTGATGGAACTCGGCCATGTGGTGAGCGGGGTTGCGGCGACGGAGGCCGAGGCAATACTGGCGGTGAGTCGGTGTCGGCCGGACCTGATGATCGTCGACGCCCGCCTGCGCCAGGGCAGCGGCGTGGCGGCAGTCAGCGACATTCTCAAGGACGGCTTCATTCCGCATGTCTTCGTCAGCGGCGATCGGCTGACCAGAGCCGCCTTGAGCCCGGACGCGATCGTGCTCCAGAAGCCTTTCCAGGAGCCGGATTTGGTCCGGGCCATCGCAAGAGCGCTCAGCGCGGCCAAACTTCGTCAGCCCGCTTGA
- a CDS encoding oleate hydratase yields the protein MTKFDRTADRSTSKAYLVGGGIASLAAAAFMIRDGDMLGHNITIIEETGTIGGSLDGSGTPETGYVLRGGRMIESKYLCTFALFDSIPTLDDSRTVTQEIIAWNETMKTSSKSRLVRDGARETAPGFGLSEMHILTLERLAIEPEFVLGRTRISDQFDAAFFKTNFWFMWCTTFAFQPWHSAVEFKRYLVRFAHMVSGFDRLEGIMRTTYNQYDSMVRPLQKWLRERGVAFELGTRVTDLHFAESDGVRSVDQILFERAGSNGAITVAKSDSVMVTLGSMTEASSLGAMDRPPLMLDKVGGAWSLWEKLAANRPEFGRPSVFSDHVEESKWISFTTTLRDPRLLDFVRDLTGNVPGEGGLITFPQSSWLASIVIPHQPHFIGQPDEVSVFWGYSLSVDAPGDFVNKPMSECTGREIMTEILGHLRVKMDAAAIIDTSTCIPCMKPFITSQFLRREAGDRPQVIPAGYENLALMGQFCELPDDVVFTVEYSIRSAQTGVYALLGLKREPPAVYKGTFNARVLYRAFLALHDVAA from the coding sequence GTGACGAAGTTCGACCGCACTGCCGATCGCAGCACCTCGAAAGCCTATCTCGTCGGAGGCGGCATCGCGTCGTTGGCGGCTGCCGCGTTCATGATCCGCGATGGCGACATGCTCGGCCACAACATCACGATCATCGAGGAAACGGGCACGATAGGCGGAAGCCTGGACGGCTCGGGAACGCCTGAAACGGGCTATGTCCTTCGCGGCGGCCGTATGATCGAGAGCAAGTATCTGTGCACTTTCGCACTCTTTGACTCGATTCCGACGCTGGACGACAGCCGGACGGTCACGCAGGAGATCATTGCGTGGAACGAGACGATGAAGACGTCGTCGAAATCGCGTCTCGTGCGTGACGGCGCTCGAGAGACCGCACCGGGTTTCGGGTTGAGCGAAATGCACATCCTGACGCTCGAGCGGCTTGCGATCGAGCCTGAATTCGTCCTCGGACGGACGAGAATCTCCGATCAGTTCGACGCGGCGTTCTTCAAGACCAATTTCTGGTTCATGTGGTGCACGACCTTCGCCTTCCAGCCATGGCACAGCGCCGTCGAGTTCAAGCGCTATCTGGTGCGCTTCGCTCACATGGTCTCCGGCTTCGACAGGCTCGAGGGCATCATGCGCACCACCTATAACCAGTACGATTCCATGGTCAGACCACTGCAGAAATGGCTCAGAGAGCGCGGCGTCGCTTTCGAGCTCGGGACACGCGTCACCGATCTACATTTCGCCGAGAGCGACGGTGTCCGCAGCGTCGATCAGATCCTCTTCGAGCGTGCGGGATCGAACGGCGCGATCACGGTCGCCAAGTCCGACTCGGTCATGGTTACACTGGGTTCGATGACGGAGGCGTCGAGTCTCGGCGCCATGGATCGCCCCCCGCTGATGCTGGATAAGGTCGGTGGGGCCTGGTCGCTCTGGGAGAAACTCGCCGCCAACCGACCGGAGTTCGGACGACCGTCGGTCTTTTCCGATCATGTCGAGGAGTCGAAATGGATCTCCTTCACGACGACCTTGCGTGATCCGAGGCTGCTCGACTTCGTGCGCGACCTGACCGGCAACGTTCCCGGTGAAGGGGGGCTGATCACGTTCCCCCAGTCGAGCTGGCTCGCCTCGATCGTCATCCCGCACCAGCCGCATTTCATCGGCCAACCCGACGAGGTCAGCGTGTTCTGGGGCTATAGCCTTTCGGTCGACGCGCCTGGCGACTTCGTCAACAAGCCGATGTCAGAGTGCACCGGCCGCGAGATTATGACGGAGATCCTGGGTCACCTGCGAGTGAAGATGGACGCTGCGGCGATCATCGACACGTCCACTTGCATTCCCTGCATGAAGCCCTTCATCACGAGCCAGTTCCTGCGCCGAGAGGCCGGCGACAGGCCGCAGGTCATTCCAGCCGGCTATGAAAACCTGGCCCTGATGGGCCAGTTCTGCGAACTTCCCGACGATGTCGTCTTCACGGTCGAGTATTCGATCCGGTCCGCGCAGACCGGTGTTTATGCGCTGCTGGGCCTCAAGCGCGAACCTCCGGCGGTCTACAAGGGCACCTTCAATGCCCGGGTCCTGTATCGGGCGTTCCTCGCTCTGCACGACGTTGCCGCCTGA
- a CDS encoding BON domain-containing protein, with product MSHDTELLKSVIAELSWEPSISAAHIGVTADNGVVSLSGHVESFMEKHAAETAARRVKGVKGVADEIEVRLPYHVKRADDEIAAAAVSRLSWDVSIPKDSLKVTVDKGWVTLTGEVEWHYQKDAAELDIRGLFGVLGVSSQITIKPQVDTVNLSDKITTALHRSWFYDPKTIWVSATGGKVRLTGTVHSWHDRQVAGDTAWAAPGATAVDNEIAVV from the coding sequence ATGTCTCACGACACAGAACTGCTGAAGTCCGTCATCGCCGAGCTAAGCTGGGAGCCCAGCATCAGCGCCGCCCACATCGGCGTCACCGCCGATAACGGCGTGGTCTCGCTTTCGGGCCATGTCGAAAGCTTCATGGAAAAGCACGCGGCTGAGACCGCAGCGCGGCGCGTCAAGGGCGTCAAGGGCGTCGCTGATGAGATCGAGGTTCGCCTGCCCTACCATGTGAAGCGCGCCGACGATGAAATCGCCGCCGCCGCGGTCAGCCGGCTGTCCTGGGACGTCTCCATCCCCAAGGACAGCTTGAAGGTCACGGTCGACAAGGGCTGGGTCACACTGACGGGCGAGGTCGAGTGGCACTATCAGAAGGACGCCGCAGAGCTCGACATCCGCGGGCTTTTCGGCGTGCTCGGCGTGTCCAGCCAGATCACGATCAAGCCGCAGGTCGATACCGTCAATCTCAGCGACAAGATCACCACCGCCCTGCATCGCTCCTGGTTCTATGATCCCAAGACCATCTGGGTGAGCGCGACGGGCGGCAAGGTGCGCCTGACCGGCACCGTCCACAGCTGGCACGACCGGCAGGTCGCCGGCGATACGGCTTGGGCTGCACCTGGCGCCACGGCCGTCGACAACGAGATTGCCGTCGTCTGA
- a CDS encoding c-type cytochrome: MTELKECYGPLPSVWYRQARSRRLLSMVYRAISPFSIIALVGMWQPINAQDLDQAKAGRVLAETLCVACHRVGANDRDISRIPPDFGAVADMPSMTEVSLRVFLRTPHGEMPRYQFSPSEMDDLIAYLQSMRSR; the protein is encoded by the coding sequence ATGACAGAATTGAAGGAATGCTACGGCCCCCTTCCCTCTGTTTGGTATCGCCAAGCGCGTAGCCGGCGTCTGTTGTCCATGGTCTATCGAGCGATATCTCCATTTTCAATCATCGCTCTTGTGGGCATGTGGCAGCCGATCAACGCGCAAGACCTGGATCAGGCGAAAGCCGGCCGTGTGCTGGCGGAGACCCTATGCGTGGCATGCCATCGGGTTGGCGCCAACGACCGGGACATATCGAGGATCCCGCCGGACTTCGGGGCCGTCGCTGACATGCCGTCGATGACGGAGGTCTCGCTACGCGTCTTTCTTCGCACACCCCATGGCGAAATGCCGCGCTATCAGTTCAGTCCATCCGAGATGGACGACCTCATCGCTTATCTGCAGAGCATGCGGTCCCGCTAG
- a CDS encoding c-type cytochrome: MASIGTSGPGRAMPADAQRPENAESAEVGHKVAERHCSGCHAIGRDGESPNPKSPRFPFIAERYRDDNPASVLIDGTVVKHPGMPEFRLLEHETDGLVAYIRRISRKWTPK, translated from the coding sequence ATGGCGTCGATCGGAACGAGCGGGCCCGGCCGTGCGATGCCGGCCGATGCGCAGCGGCCCGAGAATGCAGAGAGCGCCGAAGTCGGCCACAAGGTGGCCGAGCGTCATTGCAGCGGCTGTCATGCCATCGGACGCGACGGTGAGAGCCCCAATCCCAAATCCCCACGGTTTCCGTTCATCGCGGAGCGCTACCGTGACGACAATCCGGCATCGGTTCTGATCGACGGCACCGTCGTCAAACATCCCGGCATGCCGGAATTCCGACTCCTCGAACACGAAACTGATGGCCTGGTCGCTTACATCCGGCGAATCTCGCGAAAATGGACGCCCAAATGA
- a CDS encoding ABC transporter ATP-binding protein, translating into MTEKSRRDIAIDVRDLVVGFGDKIILNHLDLEVFRGEILGVIGASGSGKSVLTRAILGLLPKREGHIEVFGENVDKISADATRLLERRCGVMFQNGALFSSLTVKENIQFPMREHLQLSDDLLDEMATLKIEMVGLPADAADKSPAELSGGMTKRAALARALALDPQILFLDEPTSGLDPIGAAEFDVLIGSLRKTLDMTVFMVTHDLDSLHQICDRVAAIADGRVIAIGPIETMLTSNDPWLHAYFNGVRGRSGRA; encoded by the coding sequence GTGACAGAGAAAAGCCGGCGGGACATCGCCATCGACGTTCGCGATCTCGTCGTCGGATTTGGCGACAAGATCATCCTGAACCACCTCGACCTTGAGGTCTTTCGCGGCGAAATCCTCGGTGTCATCGGCGCGTCCGGCTCGGGAAAATCGGTTCTCACCCGTGCGATTCTGGGCCTGCTTCCAAAGCGCGAAGGACACATCGAAGTTTTCGGCGAGAACGTCGATAAAATCTCGGCTGACGCGACCAGGCTGCTGGAACGCAGATGCGGCGTCATGTTTCAGAATGGCGCGCTGTTTTCCTCATTGACCGTGAAGGAAAATATCCAGTTCCCGATGCGCGAGCATCTGCAACTGTCCGACGATCTTCTCGACGAGATGGCGACGCTGAAGATCGAGATGGTGGGACTACCGGCCGATGCGGCCGACAAATCGCCAGCCGAACTCTCCGGGGGAATGACCAAGCGAGCAGCGCTTGCCCGCGCGCTGGCGCTTGACCCGCAGATCCTCTTCCTGGATGAGCCGACCTCGGGGCTGGACCCGATCGGGGCTGCAGAGTTCGATGTCCTGATCGGCAGTCTGCGCAAGACGCTCGACATGACCGTGTTCATGGTCACCCACGATCTCGATAGCCTGCATCAGATCTGCGACAGGGTCGCGGCGATCGCCGATGGGAGGGTGATCGCGATAGGTCCGATCGAGACGATGCTCACGTCGAACGACCCATGGCTGCATGCCTATTTCAATGGCGTTCGCGGACGGTCGGGGCGCGCCTGA
- a CDS encoding VIT1/CCC1 transporter family protein, translated as MTRLKTHIERHVIGRLGWLRAAVLGANDGVLSTSSLIIGVASAQGTPHNILIAGVSGLVAGAMSMAAGEYVSVSSQADSENADLTRERKELHDDPAGELAELTQIYVSRGLNQRLSTEVATSLMAHDPLGAHARDELGLSTATAARPVQAALSSAAAFAVGAIVPVGIALIAPAHLLVASVSIASLVFLAVLGAVGARVGGAAMGIAAVRVTFWGAFAMAVTAGIGALFGTRV; from the coding sequence ATGACACGCCTCAAAACCCACATCGAGCGGCATGTGATCGGGCGACTCGGCTGGCTGCGCGCTGCCGTTCTGGGTGCCAATGACGGCGTCCTCTCGACCTCCAGCCTGATCATCGGCGTTGCCAGTGCCCAAGGCACACCGCACAACATCCTCATCGCGGGCGTTTCGGGTCTCGTCGCCGGCGCCATGTCGATGGCAGCCGGCGAGTACGTCTCGGTCAGTTCGCAGGCCGACTCCGAGAATGCCGATCTCACGCGAGAGCGGAAGGAACTCCATGACGATCCGGCCGGAGAGTTGGCCGAACTCACGCAAATCTATGTGAGTCGCGGGCTGAACCAGCGACTTTCCACCGAGGTCGCCACGTCATTGATGGCGCATGATCCACTGGGCGCTCACGCCCGGGACGAACTGGGCCTGTCGACCGCGACCGCCGCGCGACCGGTTCAGGCGGCCCTCTCCTCGGCGGCCGCCTTCGCCGTCGGGGCTATCGTGCCCGTCGGCATTGCCCTTATCGCTCCGGCACACCTTCTTGTGGCGTCCGTATCGATCGCATCGCTGGTGTTCCTGGCGGTCCTGGGAGCTGTCGGCGCAAGGGTCGGCGGAGCAGCGATGGGGATAGCCGCGGTCCGTGTCACGTTCTGGGGAGCGTTCGCGATGGCCGTCACGGCCGGCATCGGCGCCCTATTTGGAACGCGGGTCTGA